Proteins encoded together in one uncultured Desulfosarcina sp. window:
- a CDS encoding helix-turn-helix domain-containing protein, which translates to MDKTNPELELADEFVNDTGCHVFLTGKAGTGKTTFLHNLRKKSPKRLVVAAPTGVAAINAGGVTLHSFFQLPFGPFVPGGEANRSQYRYSKAKLGIIKSLDLLVIDEISMVRADLLDGVDSVLRRYRRSEQPFGGVQLLMIGDLFQLPPVVREQDWQLLQPHYASPYFFSSRALARTDMVTIELKHIYRQADNRFIDLLNRVRNNRVDPGALQKLNDSCIPDFVPAEKAGYITLSTHNRKADAINDSKLKALSPSSHRFDARIEGDFPEAIYPTAATLRLKPGAQVMFVRNDLSPERRYFNGKIGTITEIDGSEIRVRCPEDADEILVEPATWENIEYTLNRKTMEIEESVIGTFQQIPLRLAWAITIHKSQGLTFDNAIIDAQAAFAFGQVYVALSRCRTLDGMVLSRPLAASAVKTDPVIVRFSQEALRNPPSREKLEKARIQHQQRLLLECFDFGALRGLLRRTAGLIMGNAKVVQASGVADIPAMQRAIEEEICAVGDSFQRQLQGLFPASTLPAADDAVLERIAKASVYFEEKIDSGPGRQIADLQVDTDNQALKKKINNALKLLKETLAVKLAAVRSCRRGFSPADYFRAVSQAAVDAGQKKETPKASTYTEADIAHPDLFQTLRAWRSRTAEAEGVPAFRVLHQKTLIQIAVHLPDSLAALQRIKGMGKRLTERYGELLVAMVAEYRREKEIETVILPEPAAPVKTKPKKPKAPRADTKKASLELFEKGLTLAQIAEERGLVLATIEGHMAHWVETGRVPVDAMVSAEKRQVIERELTRLHDKPFSAIKQALGDEFSYGEIRMVHADLKRQATSDEPL; encoded by the coding sequence ATGGACAAGACCAACCCTGAACTCGAGCTGGCCGATGAATTCGTTAACGATACCGGCTGCCACGTTTTTCTCACCGGCAAGGCCGGAACCGGCAAGACGACGTTTCTCCATAACCTGAGAAAAAAAAGCCCCAAGCGTCTGGTGGTTGCGGCGCCCACCGGCGTAGCCGCCATCAACGCCGGCGGGGTGACCCTGCACTCCTTTTTCCAGCTTCCCTTCGGGCCTTTCGTGCCGGGCGGCGAAGCCAATCGCTCCCAGTATCGATATAGCAAGGCGAAGCTTGGGATTATCAAGAGCCTCGATCTGCTGGTGATCGACGAGATCAGCATGGTCCGGGCCGATCTGCTGGACGGCGTCGACAGCGTGCTGCGCCGCTACCGCCGCAGCGAACAGCCTTTCGGAGGCGTCCAGCTTTTGATGATCGGCGATCTTTTCCAGCTTCCGCCGGTGGTCAGGGAACAGGACTGGCAGCTGTTGCAACCGCACTACGCGTCCCCCTATTTTTTCAGCAGCCGCGCCCTGGCTCGGACCGACATGGTGACCATTGAGCTTAAGCATATCTATCGCCAGGCGGACAACCGTTTCATCGATCTGCTCAACCGGGTCAGAAACAATCGGGTCGATCCTGGCGCCCTGCAAAAACTCAACGACAGCTGCATCCCCGACTTCGTCCCCGCCGAAAAAGCGGGTTATATTACCCTGAGTACCCACAACCGCAAGGCGGACGCGATCAACGATTCGAAACTCAAGGCCCTGTCGCCGTCGAGCCATCGCTTCGATGCGCGGATCGAAGGAGACTTCCCCGAAGCGATCTATCCCACGGCCGCCACTCTGCGGCTGAAACCGGGTGCCCAGGTGATGTTCGTGCGCAACGATCTTTCGCCGGAAAGACGCTACTTCAACGGCAAAATCGGAACGATTACCGAAATCGACGGCAGCGAGATCCGCGTCCGATGCCCCGAGGACGCGGATGAGATCCTGGTCGAGCCGGCCACCTGGGAGAACATCGAGTATACCCTTAACCGCAAAACGATGGAGATCGAGGAAAGCGTCATCGGCACCTTTCAACAGATCCCCCTGCGGCTGGCCTGGGCCATTACCATCCACAAGAGCCAGGGCCTGACTTTCGACAATGCGATCATCGACGCCCAGGCCGCCTTCGCTTTCGGACAGGTGTATGTGGCCCTGAGCCGCTGCCGGACACTGGACGGCATGGTGCTTTCCCGACCGCTTGCGGCCTCGGCCGTCAAAACCGACCCGGTCATCGTCCGTTTCAGCCAGGAGGCGCTGAGAAATCCCCCTTCCCGGGAAAAACTGGAGAAGGCCAGGATTCAACACCAGCAGCGGCTGCTGCTGGAATGCTTCGACTTCGGAGCCTTGCGCGGGCTATTGCGACGAACGGCGGGGCTGATTATGGGCAATGCCAAGGTGGTACAGGCGTCCGGCGTGGCCGATATTCCAGCCATGCAGCGGGCCATCGAGGAAGAAATTTGTGCCGTCGGGGACAGTTTCCAGCGCCAGTTGCAGGGCCTCTTCCCGGCATCCACCTTGCCGGCGGCCGATGACGCCGTGCTGGAGCGGATTGCCAAGGCATCGGTCTATTTCGAAGAGAAGATCGATTCCGGCCCCGGCCGGCAGATCGCCGACCTGCAGGTGGATACGGACAACCAGGCCCTGAAAAAGAAGATCAACAACGCCCTTAAACTTCTCAAGGAAACGCTGGCGGTCAAGCTGGCCGCCGTCAGGTCCTGCCGCCGGGGATTCTCTCCTGCGGATTATTTTCGGGCCGTTTCCCAGGCCGCCGTCGATGCCGGCCAGAAAAAAGAGACCCCCAAGGCATCCACCTATACCGAGGCCGACATCGCCCATCCGGATCTGTTCCAGACCTTAAGGGCGTGGCGCAGCCGCACGGCCGAAGCCGAGGGTGTTCCCGCTTTCCGGGTCCTGCACCAGAAGACTTTGATCCAGATCGCCGTCCATCTGCCAGATTCCCTGGCGGCGTTGCAGCGGATCAAGGGGATGGGCAAACGACTGACGGAGCGCTATGGCGAACTGCTGGTCGCCATGGTCGCTGAATACCGCCGGGAGAAGGAAATCGAGACGGTGATTTTGCCCGAGCCTGCCGCCCCGGTAAAAACCAAACCCAAAAAACCAAAAGCGCCGCGGGCCGACACCAAAAAGGCCAGCCTGGAACTGTTCGAGAAAGGGTTGACCCTGGCACAGATTGCCGAAGAAAGGGGACTGGTTCTTGCCACCATCGAGGGCCACATGGCCCACTGGGTGGAAACGGGCCGGGTGCCCGTCGATGCCATGGTCTCTGCCGAAAAGCGGCAGGTCATCGAACGAGAATTGACCCGCCTGCACGACAAACCCTTCAGCGCCATTAAGCAGGCCTTGGGCGACGAATTTTCCTACGGAGAAATCAGGATGGTTCACGCCGATCTGAAACGGCAGGCAACGTCCGACGAACCCTTGTAG
- a CDS encoding DUF3842 family protein, with protein sequence MTQRSERKSVCVIDGQGGGIGSTIIRRIKEHFGESVEIIALGTNAIATAQMLKARANRGASGENAIVCTVARVDVVVGTLCIMLAHAMMGEVTPKMAEAVSGCKAAKLILPISQENVDLIGVSQDPLPHLVETLIVDHLKPLLDAAS encoded by the coding sequence ATGACGCAAAGATCTGAACGTAAATCGGTCTGCGTAATCGACGGCCAGGGCGGCGGCATCGGCAGCACCATTATCAGAAGAATCAAGGAGCACTTCGGCGAGTCGGTCGAGATCATCGCCCTGGGAACCAATGCCATCGCCACGGCCCAGATGCTCAAAGCCAGGGCCAACCGGGGGGCCTCCGGCGAAAATGCCATCGTCTGCACCGTGGCCCGAGTGGATGTGGTGGTCGGCACCCTTTGCATCATGCTGGCCCACGCCATGATGGGCGAAGTGACCCCCAAAATGGCTGAAGCCGTTTCCGGCTGCAAGGCGGCCAAACTGATTTTGCCCATTTCTCAGGAGAACGTGGATCTTATCGGTGTGTCCCAGGATCCGTTGCCCCATCTGGTCGAAACACTGATCGTGGATCACCTGAAACCGCTGCTGGATGCGGCCTCATAA
- a CDS encoding ParB/RepB/Spo0J family partition protein has protein sequence MPEKQKPSSAATGAKKKRKMALGRGLDALIPDLGAVQAISGEAPTSRKDFFFCAIDLIRPNRYQPRRQFSSDELEELADSIRSQGVLQPLLVRPDDVGYELVAGERRLRAATLAGLSQVPVLVKEISDAKMLEISIVENIQRENLNPMEEAEAYHRLISEFDLTQDQAAERVGKSRSAVANFLRLRQLPDPIKSSIMEGVLSMGHARALLGADTPAKQQAAFREVVAKKLSVRETEALIKRINKQKKPAATPEMTPEQNYFNDISEDLSRHFGTRVRIQRKGKKGRLEIDFFSDDDLDRLLTLLRG, from the coding sequence ATGCCAGAAAAGCAAAAACCATCCAGCGCCGCCACCGGCGCCAAGAAGAAACGAAAGATGGCCCTGGGCAGGGGGCTTGACGCCCTGATTCCTGACCTGGGTGCCGTACAGGCCATTTCCGGCGAAGCTCCCACCAGCCGGAAAGATTTCTTTTTTTGCGCCATCGACCTGATTCGGCCCAATCGCTATCAGCCGAGGCGCCAGTTTTCGTCCGATGAACTGGAGGAACTGGCCGATTCGATCCGCAGCCAGGGAGTGCTCCAGCCCTTGCTGGTCCGTCCCGACGACGTGGGCTACGAACTGGTCGCCGGCGAGCGGCGGCTGCGGGCAGCCACTCTTGCCGGCTTAAGCCAGGTCCCTGTTCTGGTCAAGGAGATTTCCGATGCCAAGATGCTGGAAATCTCCATTGTGGAGAACATCCAGCGGGAAAATCTCAATCCCATGGAGGAGGCCGAGGCCTACCATCGGCTGATCAGCGAATTCGATCTGACTCAGGACCAGGCGGCCGAGCGTGTGGGTAAAAGCCGCAGTGCCGTGGCCAACTTCCTGCGGTTGAGGCAGCTTCCCGACCCGATCAAAAGCAGCATTATGGAAGGCGTTTTGAGCATGGGGCATGCCCGGGCTCTGCTGGGCGCCGATACACCGGCCAAGCAGCAGGCCGCCTTTCGGGAGGTGGTGGCCAAGAAACTGTCGGTGCGCGAGACCGAGGCCCTGATCAAGCGCATCAACAAACAGAAGAAGCCTGCCGCCACTCCGGAGATGACGCCGGAACAGAACTACTTCAACGATATTTCCGAGGACCTGTCCCGCCATTTCGGCACCCGGGTGCGCATTCAGCGCAAAGGCAAGAAGGGGCGCCTGGAAATCGATTTTTTCAGCGACGACGATCTGGATCGGCTGTTGACCCTTCTGCGGGGGTGA
- the ispH gene encoding 4-hydroxy-3-methylbut-2-enyl diphosphate reductase encodes MKIEIAKTAGFCMGVRRAVEMALDAPGQHAAPIYTYGPLIHNPQVLDLFAGKGIHVLKEIPRQGRGTVIVRAHGVPPEDKRQLEKAGFRVVDATCPRVIRVQTIIRVHARKGFSAIIVGDRDHPEVVGLMGYAGSSGHVVSSMEELCALPIFDQAIIVAQTTQNTQLYEQVKTWARENHPHYKTFDTICDSTEKRQAEVKRLAGRVDAVVVVGGKQSGNTQRLFQIATESGKPAYHVETEDELQPQLLDRVNRVGITAGASTPNWIIKRVFRRLERLAAKKETGLFSIFYRLIQTLLLTNGYVALGAGCLCLTCIELLGVPVNAAPLAVAMLYVLSMHLLNHLTGTAEDRYNDPERARFYENYRLLLSLLSMTAGGLGILAAAKMGTSAFVILSVMSLLGLSYNLYILPDLPGWKYRRIKDIPGSKTVLIAAAWGVVAVLLPGVAAKGFLTASIVVVFIWATALVFARTAFFDLLDVQGDRIMGKETLPILLGSGRTLVLLKGILTGCMLLPAAASAVGLFSSLGFALVLCPWAMLILVGAYESGRMLPGMRLEFLVESLFLLAGGITLLWTLMG; translated from the coding sequence ATGAAGATCGAAATCGCCAAAACCGCCGGTTTTTGCATGGGAGTACGGCGGGCTGTGGAAATGGCGTTGGATGCGCCGGGTCAACATGCGGCACCGATCTACACTTACGGCCCCCTGATTCACAACCCCCAGGTGCTGGACCTGTTCGCGGGCAAGGGCATCCATGTCCTGAAAGAGATTCCCCGGCAGGGGCGCGGCACCGTAATCGTCCGTGCCCACGGAGTGCCTCCCGAGGACAAACGACAGCTGGAAAAGGCCGGATTCCGGGTGGTGGATGCCACCTGCCCGCGGGTCATCCGGGTGCAGACCATCATCCGGGTGCATGCCCGCAAGGGATTCTCCGCCATTATCGTCGGGGACAGGGACCACCCTGAAGTCGTCGGGCTGATGGGATATGCCGGATCTTCCGGGCATGTGGTCAGCTCCATGGAAGAGCTTTGTGCCCTGCCGATTTTCGATCAGGCCATCATCGTGGCCCAGACGACCCAGAATACGCAGCTGTACGAACAGGTAAAAACCTGGGCCAGAGAAAACCACCCGCACTATAAAACCTTCGATACTATCTGCGATTCCACCGAAAAACGCCAGGCGGAAGTCAAACGGCTGGCCGGGCGCGTGGATGCCGTTGTCGTCGTGGGCGGCAAGCAGAGCGGCAATACCCAGCGGCTGTTCCAGATTGCCACCGAAAGCGGCAAGCCGGCCTATCACGTGGAGACCGAGGACGAACTACAGCCGCAGTTGCTGGACCGCGTCAACCGGGTTGGCATCACCGCCGGCGCATCGACGCCCAACTGGATCATCAAACGGGTGTTTCGGCGGCTGGAGCGGCTCGCGGCCAAGAAAGAAACCGGTCTTTTCAGCATTTTCTACCGCCTGATTCAAACCCTGCTGTTGACCAACGGATATGTGGCCCTGGGCGCCGGATGCCTCTGTCTGACCTGTATCGAACTGCTGGGTGTGCCGGTGAACGCGGCGCCGCTGGCCGTTGCCATGCTCTATGTACTTTCCATGCACCTGCTCAATCACCTGACCGGCACCGCCGAGGACCGGTACAACGATCCGGAACGGGCCCGCTTTTATGAAAATTACCGCCTGCTGCTTTCCCTGCTATCCATGACCGCCGGGGGGTTGGGAATCCTGGCGGCGGCGAAAATGGGCACTTCCGCCTTCGTGATCCTTTCGGTGATGAGTCTTTTGGGCCTTTCCTACAACCTGTATATCCTGCCGGACCTTCCGGGTTGGAAATATCGGCGCATCAAGGACATCCCCGGTTCGAAGACGGTTTTGATCGCCGCTGCCTGGGGGGTGGTGGCCGTGCTGCTTCCCGGTGTCGCTGCCAAAGGCTTTTTAACCGCCTCCATTGTGGTGGTGTTTATCTGGGCCACCGCACTGGTGTTCGCCCGGACCGCATTTTTCGACTTGCTGGACGTTCAGGGGGACCGTATCATGGGCAAAGAAACCCTGCCCATTTTACTGGGCAGCGGTCGGACCCTCGTTCTGCTGAAAGGAATTCTGACCGGATGCATGCTTCTGCCCGCGGCTGCGTCGGCCGTCGGTCTGTTTTCCAGCCTCGGCTTTGCCCTCGTGTTGTGCCCGTGGGCCATGCTGATCCTGGTGGGGGCTTATGAGAGTGGACGCATGCTTCCAGGGATGCGCCTGGAGTTTCTGGTGGAGAGCTTGTTTTTGCTGGCGGGGGGGATTACGCTGTTGTGGACCCTGATGGGGTAG
- a CDS encoding NYN domain-containing protein, with translation MAIHIIIDGYNLIRQSPDLARLDRQDLQLGREALVDMLAAYKKLKPHKITVVFDGADQPSLYGSRDRVKGIAIRYSQGGESADDLIRRMARKEQSKALVVSSDREVMAAAESAGATVMDSPSFESKVAMASYMALKGDGETVESRGWEPTTRKKGPHRRLPKRKRRAKARMEKL, from the coding sequence ATGGCCATACACATCATCATCGACGGCTACAACCTCATCCGCCAGTCCCCGGATCTGGCCCGGTTGGACCGGCAGGATCTGCAACTGGGGCGCGAGGCGCTCGTCGATATGCTGGCGGCCTATAAGAAACTCAAGCCCCATAAAATTACCGTGGTGTTCGACGGTGCGGACCAGCCCTCCCTTTACGGGTCCCGGGACCGTGTCAAGGGCATCGCCATTCGCTATTCCCAGGGAGGGGAGAGTGCCGACGACCTGATCCGGCGCATGGCCCGCAAAGAACAATCCAAAGCGCTGGTGGTGAGCAGCGACAGGGAAGTCATGGCCGCCGCCGAATCGGCCGGGGCCACGGTGATGGACTCTCCTTCCTTCGAAAGCAAGGTCGCCATGGCCAGCTACATGGCACTGAAGGGAGACGGTGAAACCGTCGAGTCCAGGGGATGGGAGCCCACCACGCGCAAGAAGGGGCCGCACCGGCGGCTGCCCAAACGCAAGCGCAGGGCAAAGGCCCGCATGGAGAAGCTTTAG
- a CDS encoding type II toxin-antitoxin system Phd/YefM family antitoxin, with amino-acid sequence MNFKKDIKPISFFKSHAAEVIKNLNETHGTMIITQHGEAKAIIQDITEYERIQEALALLKMAAEGQKDFKEGNTISAAEMIDELRALTVEDAEK; translated from the coding sequence ATGAATTTTAAAAAAGATATCAAACCAATCAGTTTTTTTAAGTCACATGCGGCCGAAGTCATCAAAAATTTGAATGAAACCCATGGAACGATGATCATCACTCAGCACGGTGAAGCAAAAGCGATCATTCAAGACATTACCGAGTATGAACGAATTCAAGAGGCCTTGGCATTGTTGAAAATGGCTGCCGAAGGCCAAAAGGACTTCAAGGAAGGAAATACGATCTCTGCCGCTGAGATGATCGACGAACTCAGAGCCCTCACTGTAGAAGATGCCGAGAAATGA
- a CDS encoding type II toxin-antitoxin system RelE/ParE family toxin: MKFTVEFTAGDRKDLLKIHRYIVKSGHPFTAKQLVEEISKACESLSDNPERGHIPIELEGLTHFVCRQIVIKNYRIIYQIFGESVVIFGVIDGRRNFREAMQQRQML; this comes from the coding sequence ATGAAATTCACGGTTGAATTTACTGCCGGGGATAGAAAAGACCTGTTAAAGATTCACAGGTATATTGTCAAAAGCGGTCACCCCTTTACGGCCAAGCAGTTGGTTGAAGAGATTTCCAAAGCATGTGAATCATTATCGGATAATCCGGAACGCGGCCATATCCCAATTGAACTTGAGGGGCTGACCCACTTTGTTTGCCGTCAAATTGTAATAAAAAACTACCGAATCATTTATCAAATTTTCGGGGAAAGTGTAGTCATTTTTGGAGTCATCGACGGTCGCCGGAATTTCCGTGAAGCGATGCAGCAAAGACAGATGCTTTAG
- a CDS encoding CooT family nickel-binding protein produces the protein MCEANAYLLTDAGETLVMEAVDDVLPEGDGLKLVNIFGEQKFLRAAIHSLSLVDHKVFLKELGS, from the coding sequence ATGTGCGAAGCCAATGCTTACCTGCTCACCGATGCGGGAGAGACGCTGGTGATGGAAGCCGTCGATGACGTTCTTCCCGAAGGGGATGGCCTTAAGCTGGTCAACATTTTCGGAGAACAGAAGTTTCTGCGGGCGGCCATTCACTCCCTTTCCCTGGTGGATCACAAAGTGTTTCTCAAGGAACTGGGATCCTGA